The following are encoded together in the Kineosporiaceae bacterium genome:
- a CDS encoding purine-binding chemotaxis protein CheW, with the protein MREIAVTQTDVKPATADAASGGLAAARGSAEPGRYLTFVLGGEVYALGLLDITEIMEYRPLTVVPMMPSFIRGVINLRGRVVPVVDMAARFGRGNTTVARRTSIIIVEAAGYAAAIGDDGGSPHIGIMVDAVNKVVHLGADDIEPAPAFGAGIRADFISGMAKWDGEFMIVLDANRVLSLHEMSALGRAHVHASATAAAERSDPARALVDPAEATGDAAHS; encoded by the coding sequence CTGAGGGAGATCGCTGTGACACAGACCGACGTCAAGCCGGCCACCGCGGACGCGGCGTCCGGTGGCCTGGCCGCTGCCCGCGGCAGTGCAGAACCGGGACGGTATCTGACGTTCGTCCTGGGGGGTGAGGTCTATGCGCTGGGGCTGCTGGACATCACCGAGATCATGGAGTACCGCCCCCTGACGGTGGTACCCATGATGCCGTCGTTCATCCGGGGGGTGATCAACCTTCGGGGCCGGGTCGTCCCGGTGGTGGACATGGCCGCTCGCTTCGGGCGGGGGAACACCACGGTGGCCCGACGGACCAGCATCATCATCGTCGAGGCCGCCGGCTATGCCGCGGCGATCGGCGACGACGGCGGGTCCCCGCACATCGGGATCATGGTCGACGCCGTGAACAAGGTGGTTCATCTGGGCGCCGACGACATCGAGCCGGCACCGGCCTTCGGCGCCGGGATCCGGGCGGACTTCATCTCCGGCATGGCCAAGTGGGACGGCGAGTTCATGATCGTCCTGGACGCCAACCGGGTGCTGTCGCTCCACGAGATGTCGGCGCTGGGCAGGGCTCACGTCCACGCATCAGCCACCGCCGCGGCCGAGCGTTCGGACCCGGCCCGAGCACTCGTCGATCCGGCGGAGGCGACCGGCGATGCTGCCCACTCGTGA
- a CDS encoding PilZ domain-containing protein produces the protein MNNSPARTGAPIADLLASLDAGNEVGLVVAGATMTGRIQHIGPDTISVRIPVADQPDGLRQRRMHGVAVISVRDGAANVPVSIWLKGHDLLVLQLIGPPEFIQRRRFRRAEVEVPATILWQDPHTGTWSFARSRTLDISLGGVKVASAATVWPSRGALVRVKLDLPGGEVDEQAQVIGKTAGYDLRLEFQELSTATAASIRALTG, from the coding sequence GTGAACAACTCGCCGGCTCGGACCGGGGCACCGATAGCCGACCTCCTGGCCAGCCTGGACGCCGGCAACGAGGTAGGGCTGGTGGTCGCCGGGGCCACGATGACGGGAAGGATCCAGCACATCGGACCGGACACCATCAGTGTCCGGATCCCGGTGGCCGACCAACCGGATGGCCTGCGGCAGCGCCGGATGCACGGCGTCGCAGTGATCTCGGTGCGCGACGGTGCAGCCAACGTTCCGGTCTCGATCTGGCTCAAGGGCCACGACCTGCTCGTCCTGCAGTTGATCGGTCCGCCCGAGTTCATCCAGCGGCGGCGCTTCCGTCGGGCCGAGGTCGAGGTGCCGGCGACGATCCTCTGGCAGGACCCGCACACCGGGACCTGGTCCTTCGCCCGGTCCCGGACGCTGGACATCTCCCTCGGTGGGGTCAAGGTGGCCTCCGCTGCCACGGTGTGGCCGTCGCGAGGTGCCCTGGTCCGGGTGAAGCTCGACCTGCCCGGCGGTGAGGTGGACGAGCAGGCCCAGGTGATCGGCAAGACCGCCGGCTACGACCTGCGCCTGGAGTTCCAGGAGCTCAGCACAGCGACAGCGGCATCGATCCGCGCGCTGACGGGCTGA
- a CDS encoding DUF418 domain-containing protein — protein sequence MAGESGRRLPALDVTRTAAILGMIAIHVGGPWVYFPAGAWRVLHLAAGYAAGMFAVAAGVSLSLTLPARGGSGWRAWSPTVLRGVVLFLLGLLVRPVAQQVLVILCVYGALFVIAPAFRRLLGWGLIALGATLALAWPVISLAIRRRLRTPPPALDVSWGALTDPDAARIVARTLLLDGAYPVPTWLALMFIAWGAHRAGLLAPSRWVELAATGAALVGLGFGGSALVEAIWRPRAEALAVLSAQGFAADEAVATVDHVYGVPLTLDWSGLLTAGHHSGTTFELLQILAVAASTYALAAGLATARAPGPAIAGVLAWPGRIALTLYVGHLLLLQTIPRLIADDAAPSGSVTGPLTATGTTIELAVFWLVAFALGGLLRRRRGPLEWAVRRLTHPFPRKT from the coding sequence ATGGCGGGGGAATCCGGGCGGCGATTGCCGGCGCTGGACGTGACTCGCACCGCCGCGATTCTGGGCATGATCGCGATCCATGTCGGCGGACCGTGGGTCTACTTCCCGGCGGGGGCATGGCGGGTGCTGCACCTGGCGGCGGGGTACGCGGCGGGCATGTTCGCGGTCGCGGCGGGGGTGTCGCTGTCGTTGACCCTGCCGGCTCGGGGTGGCTCCGGGTGGCGTGCCTGGTCGCCCACCGTGCTACGGGGCGTTGTCCTGTTCCTCTTGGGGCTGCTCGTGCGACCGGTTGCCCAGCAGGTGCTGGTAATTCTGTGCGTCTATGGCGCTCTGTTCGTCATCGCCCCGGCGTTCCGTCGGCTGCTGGGATGGGGCCTGATCGCCCTGGGCGCGACGCTCGCCCTCGCCTGGCCCGTGATCTCGCTGGCCATCCGTCGCCGGCTTCGGACTCCGCCACCTGCGCTCGACGTGAGCTGGGGGGCGCTGACCGATCCGGACGCCGCGCGGATCGTGGCCCGCACCCTGCTGCTGGACGGCGCCTACCCTGTGCCGACCTGGCTGGCGCTGATGTTCATCGCCTGGGGGGCGCACCGCGCCGGGCTTCTCGCCCCGTCCCGATGGGTCGAGTTGGCGGCGACCGGCGCGGCCCTGGTGGGCCTCGGATTCGGGGGCTCGGCCCTGGTCGAGGCGATCTGGCGGCCACGGGCCGAGGCGCTGGCCGTACTGTCGGCGCAAGGCTTCGCTGCTGACGAGGCGGTGGCGACGGTCGACCACGTCTACGGCGTCCCGTTGACCCTGGACTGGTCGGGCCTGCTCACCGCCGGACACCACAGCGGTACGACGTTCGAACTACTCCAGATCCTGGCTGTCGCCGCGAGCACGTATGCGCTGGCGGCCGGGCTCGCCACGGCGCGCGCCCCCGGCCCGGCGATCGCCGGGGTGCTGGCCTGGCCGGGACGGATCGCCTTGACGCTCTACGTCGGCCACCTGCTGCTGCTGCAGACGATCCCGAGGCTGATCGCGGACGATGCCGCCCCCAGCGGTTCGGTGACCGGCCCGCTCACGGCGACCGGGACCACGATCGAACTGGCGGTGTTCTGGCTCGTGGCCTTCGCTCTGGGCGGCCTGCTCCGCCGCCGCCGCGGCCCTCTCGAGTGGGCCGTCCGCCGCCTCACCCACCCTTTCCCCCGGAAGACATAG
- a CDS encoding chemotaxis response regulator protein-glutamate methylesterase: MTPPPPISVLIVDDSAVVRQVLTSVLGNAPGITVLGAASDPIFAMDRMNRNWPDVIVLDVEMPRMDGITFLKKIMSVRPTPVVICSTLTEKGAETTLQALSAGAVGFVTKPQSGLKQFLESDAGELVVAVKAAAAGNMRRMRAVSRGLVAPSTPAPALSAARGGTGSADAVGAMAVTTDRLVAIGTSTGGTQALELVLTSMPRLGVGVVVVQHMPEKFTAAFATRLNGMCQSDVVEATNGDRVLPGHVYIAPGGRHMTVIRDGAQYRVQVDDNPPVNRHRPSVDVLFDSVAKAAGRNALGIIMTGMGDDGARGLLAMRRAGASTLGQNEDTCVVYGMPNEARALGAVEQEVPLQAIATHMSRYAATR, from the coding sequence ATGACTCCGCCACCCCCGATCAGCGTCCTCATCGTCGATGACTCGGCCGTGGTCCGGCAGGTGCTCACCTCGGTCCTGGGCAACGCCCCGGGAATCACCGTGCTGGGTGCGGCGTCCGACCCGATCTTCGCCATGGATCGCATGAACCGGAACTGGCCCGACGTCATCGTCCTCGATGTCGAGATGCCCCGCATGGACGGGATCACCTTCCTGAAGAAGATCATGTCCGTCCGGCCGACCCCGGTGGTGATCTGCTCGACACTCACCGAGAAAGGGGCCGAGACGACCCTTCAGGCGCTGAGTGCCGGCGCGGTCGGATTCGTCACCAAGCCGCAGAGTGGACTGAAACAGTTCCTGGAGAGCGACGCCGGTGAGCTGGTGGTCGCCGTGAAGGCGGCCGCGGCCGGCAACATGCGCCGGATGCGGGCGGTCTCTCGTGGCCTGGTCGCCCCCTCGACGCCGGCGCCCGCACTGAGCGCGGCACGGGGCGGGACGGGCTCGGCGGACGCCGTCGGCGCGATGGCGGTCACCACGGACCGGCTGGTGGCCATCGGTACCTCCACCGGGGGCACCCAGGCCCTGGAGTTGGTGTTGACGTCCATGCCGCGACTCGGGGTCGGTGTGGTCGTGGTCCAGCACATGCCCGAGAAGTTCACGGCCGCCTTCGCCACCCGTCTCAACGGCATGTGTCAGTCCGACGTGGTGGAGGCGACCAACGGGGACCGGGTGCTGCCCGGTCACGTCTACATCGCCCCCGGGGGTCGACACATGACCGTGATCCGCGACGGTGCCCAGTACCGGGTGCAGGTCGACGACAACCCCCCGGTGAACCGGCACCGTCCCTCGGTGGACGTCCTGTTCGACTCGGTCGCCAAGGCAGCGGGCCGCAATGCGCTGGGCATCATCATGACGGGGATGGGCGATGACGGTGCCCGAGGGCTGCTCGCCATGCGCCGGGCCGGTGCCTCGACCCTCGGGCAGAACGAGGACACCTGCGTGGTCTACGGGATGCCGAACGAAGCGAGGGCGCTGGGGGCGGTGGAGCAGGAGGTGCCGCTGCAGGCCATCGCCACTCACATGAGCAGATACGCCGCGACCCGATGA
- a CDS encoding 6-phosphofructokinase encodes MTRLAVLTSGGDAQGMNAALRAVVRSTIAAGAQPYAVYEGLQGLVDGGDRIRRLHWEDVGSILHRGGTMIGTARSADFRTRDGRRTAALNLVREGIDRLVVIGGDGSLSGAAEFHTEWPDLLGELVADGRLDAETAARHPHLMIAGLVGSIDNDLVGFDMTIGTDSALHRIVDAIDAITSTAASHQRSFVVEVMGRHCGYLPLMAAIAGGCDYVFVPEQPAGPGWQDELCEALRAGRAAGRRDSLVIVAEGAVDTQGEPIRAEQVMTVLRDRLGEDTRVTNLGHVQRGGRPSAFDRWMSTLLGHGAAREVLDAVPGAEPVLIGLQHSRVSRLPLLAAVAATRELGVRMSAGDTAGAVAARGATFATMMQILAATATPPEQALPDDAPRVGVIHSGGLAPGMNSAVYAAVRLGIARGLRMMGVFGGFEGLAAGSAAGTVRELSWHEVDGWIAEGGAALGTQRAIPDVEHLYAISRAVEEHRLDALLVIGGYNGYLSAASFVAESARFPALRLPIVCVPTTIDNNLPGSDVTIGADTALGVAVEALDGIKQSAGAHRRCFIVDLMGRRCGYLTTMAALAGGAERVYLHETGVDLPGIQGDLEAMRAAFRAGRRLFLVLRAEGANDNYTGDVLARLFTEESEGLFDVRSLVLGHVQQGAAPSPFDRILAVRLVTEALDVITKQRADGRCEAVYLGSVEGELRTAPLARLTDHLDPESRRPRDQWWLAHLPTLAALADRPT; translated from the coding sequence ATGACCCGCCTCGCCGTCCTCACCAGCGGCGGTGACGCCCAGGGCATGAACGCCGCGCTGCGCGCCGTCGTTCGCAGCACGATCGCCGCAGGCGCGCAGCCGTACGCGGTCTACGAAGGCCTGCAAGGGCTGGTGGACGGCGGCGACCGCATCCGCCGGCTGCACTGGGAGGACGTCGGCAGCATCCTGCACCGCGGCGGCACCATGATCGGCACCGCGCGCTCGGCCGACTTCCGCACCCGCGACGGACGACGCACCGCGGCGCTGAACCTGGTGCGCGAAGGCATCGATCGGCTGGTGGTGATCGGCGGTGACGGCAGCCTGTCCGGGGCGGCCGAGTTCCACACCGAGTGGCCCGACCTGCTCGGCGAGTTGGTCGCCGACGGGCGGTTGGACGCCGAGACCGCCGCGCGGCACCCGCACCTGATGATCGCCGGACTGGTCGGCTCGATCGACAACGACCTGGTCGGGTTCGACATGACCATCGGCACCGACTCGGCGCTGCACCGCATCGTCGATGCGATCGACGCGATCACCTCGACCGCGGCCAGCCACCAGCGCAGCTTCGTGGTCGAGGTGATGGGACGCCACTGTGGCTACCTGCCCCTGATGGCCGCGATCGCGGGCGGCTGCGACTACGTGTTCGTGCCCGAGCAGCCCGCCGGACCCGGCTGGCAGGACGAGCTGTGCGAGGCGCTGCGCGCCGGGCGGGCCGCCGGACGCCGCGACAGCCTGGTGATCGTCGCCGAAGGTGCGGTCGACACGCAGGGTGAGCCGATCCGCGCCGAGCAGGTGATGACCGTGCTGCGCGATCGGCTCGGTGAGGACACCCGGGTCACCAACCTCGGTCACGTACAGCGTGGCGGGCGGCCGAGCGCCTTCGATCGGTGGATGAGCACCCTGCTCGGTCACGGTGCGGCGCGCGAGGTGCTGGACGCCGTCCCGGGGGCCGAGCCGGTGCTGATCGGCCTGCAGCACAGCCGGGTCAGCCGGTTGCCGTTGCTGGCGGCGGTGGCGGCGACTCGAGAGCTGGGCGTGCGGATGTCCGCCGGGGACACGGCCGGGGCGGTCGCGGCCCGCGGCGCCACCTTCGCGACGATGATGCAGATCCTGGCGGCGACGGCCACGCCGCCCGAGCAGGCGCTGCCGGACGACGCCCCGCGCGTCGGCGTGATCCACAGCGGTGGGTTGGCGCCGGGCATGAACAGTGCCGTGTACGCGGCGGTGCGGCTCGGGATCGCCCGCGGGTTGCGGATGATGGGGGTGTTCGGCGGGTTCGAGGGCCTCGCGGCGGGCTCGGCTGCGGGGACGGTGCGCGAGCTGTCGTGGCACGAGGTCGACGGGTGGATCGCCGAGGGCGGCGCAGCGTTGGGTACCCAGCGCGCGATCCCGGACGTCGAGCACCTGTACGCCATCAGCCGGGCTGTCGAGGAGCACCGGCTCGATGCGTTGCTGGTGATCGGTGGCTACAACGGCTACCTGTCGGCGGCCTCGTTCGTCGCCGAGAGCGCGCGGTTCCCGGCGCTGCGGCTGCCGATCGTGTGCGTGCCGACGACCATCGACAACAACCTGCCCGGTTCGGACGTCACGATCGGCGCCGACACCGCGCTCGGGGTGGCGGTCGAGGCGTTGGACGGCATCAAGCAGTCCGCCGGGGCGCACCGACGCTGCTTCATCGTCGACCTGATGGGACGTCGCTGCGGGTACCTGACCACGATGGCCGCCCTGGCCGGGGGCGCCGAGCGGGTCTACCTGCACGAGACCGGCGTCGACCTGCCGGGCATTCAGGGCGACCTCGAGGCGATGCGGGCCGCGTTCCGCGCCGGGCGCCGGCTGTTCCTGGTGCTGCGCGCCGAGGGGGCCAACGACAACTACACCGGCGACGTCCTGGCCCGGCTGTTCACCGAGGAGAGCGAGGGCTTGTTCGACGTCCGGAGTCTGGTGCTCGGACACGTCCAGCAGGGCGCCGCGCCGTCCCCGTTCGATCGGATCCTGGCCGTTCGCCTGGTCACCGAGGCGCTGGATGTGATCACCAAACAACGCGCCGACGGCCGCTGCGAGGCGGTCTACCTGGGCTCGGTCGAGGGCGAGCTCCGCACGGCACCCTTGGCGAGACTGACCGATCACCTGGACCCCGAGTCCCGCCGCCCGCGTGACCAGTGGTGGCTCGCCCACCTGCCCACCCTCGCCGCCCTCGCCGACCGCCCCACCTGA
- a CDS encoding chemotaxis protein CheD, translating into MEVLLHPGEFYFGDADTRIRTLLGSCVAITVWHPSERIGGMCHYMLPTRHRRTAGEPLNGKYADEAVAWLLEQMAGAGTTPFDYQIKMFGGGRQFVDTVSAAAIDVPERNVQVGLDLLAASGLTLTARHLGGTGHRQVILDIATGDVWLSHVDRAAPELIP; encoded by the coding sequence ATGGAGGTCCTCCTCCACCCGGGGGAGTTCTACTTCGGCGACGCCGACACCCGGATTCGGACCTTGCTCGGGTCCTGTGTCGCCATCACGGTGTGGCATCCATCGGAACGCATCGGCGGCATGTGCCACTACATGTTGCCGACCCGGCATCGGCGAACAGCGGGCGAGCCGCTGAACGGCAAGTACGCCGACGAGGCGGTGGCCTGGTTGCTGGAGCAGATGGCCGGCGCGGGAACCACTCCGTTCGATTACCAGATCAAGATGTTCGGGGGTGGCCGGCAGTTCGTCGACACCGTCTCGGCAGCCGCGATCGACGTCCCCGAACGCAACGTCCAGGTCGGTCTGGACCTGTTGGCCGCCAGCGGACTCACCCTCACGGCCCGGCATCTGGGCGGCACGGGCCATCGCCAGGTGATTCTCGATATCGCCACGGGTGACGTGTGGCTCAGTCACGTCGACCGGGCGGCGCCCGAGCTGATCCCATGA
- a CDS encoding HAMP domain-containing protein → MAGQTAAMDRLHNLAIAAETAKTVQFDFADFNGWQTAYAFDVARLGPSAAADTADSRKNFLQSVARTRKDLDQLTSLTSGLPVNRPELVAATEGVAAFMKTDDEIVALYRRGDAASRAKADNLVLGAEIKVFTDASDRLAGIATDLAQAQETQNKDAERSAALTTWLNVGIGLGVLILVIAGSILIGRSIRRPLNELCEASEKIADGDLDFTVDATATDEPGKALAAISQVQENLRGLITDATALSEAAVEGRLDTRADASRHQGDYRRIVQGVNDTLDAVIGPLNEVNRVLAAMEQGDLTQNITAQYQGQLEELRVTANNTMTTLASTVSEVVAATDQLTSASNQISGASQSLSQAATEQAASVEETSASIEQMASSISQNSDNAKITNGIASKAAAEASEGGGAVQQTVDAMKEIASKIAIIDDIAFQTNMLALNATIEAARAGEHGKGFAVVATEVGKLAERSQVAAQEIGELAAGSVKTAEHAGILLQEIVPSIGKTSDLVQEIAAASAEQTVGVTQVNSAMSQMSQITQQNASSSEQLAATAEEMMSQTGQLQQLMRFFTVPQQGRPAVGSPSTPPAVAPAKVPQPRVREQALAIDEARFDRF, encoded by the coding sequence ATGGCCGGCCAGACTGCCGCCATGGACCGGCTGCACAACCTGGCCATCGCCGCCGAGACCGCCAAGACCGTCCAGTTCGACTTCGCGGACTTCAACGGGTGGCAGACCGCATACGCCTTCGACGTCGCCCGGCTGGGTCCGTCGGCCGCGGCCGACACCGCTGACTCCCGTAAGAACTTCTTGCAGTCCGTGGCACGCACCCGAAAGGACCTGGACCAGCTCACATCGCTCACGTCGGGGCTACCGGTGAACCGGCCCGAGCTGGTGGCGGCGACCGAGGGGGTTGCCGCCTTCATGAAGACCGATGACGAGATCGTGGCGCTGTACCGGCGGGGTGACGCGGCGTCGCGAGCGAAGGCGGACAACCTGGTGCTCGGCGCCGAGATCAAGGTCTTCACCGACGCCTCGGACCGGCTCGCGGGCATCGCCACCGACCTGGCCCAGGCGCAGGAGACCCAGAACAAGGACGCCGAGCGCAGCGCGGCCCTGACGACGTGGCTGAACGTGGGGATCGGACTCGGCGTCCTGATCCTGGTGATCGCCGGGTCGATCCTGATCGGCCGATCCATCCGGCGGCCGCTGAACGAGCTCTGCGAGGCCTCGGAGAAGATCGCTGATGGCGATCTCGACTTCACCGTCGACGCCACCGCCACCGACGAGCCGGGCAAGGCCTTGGCAGCGATCAGTCAGGTCCAGGAGAACCTGCGTGGACTGATCACCGATGCGACGGCCTTGTCAGAGGCTGCGGTCGAGGGTCGGTTGGACACTCGGGCGGACGCCTCGCGCCATCAAGGGGACTACCGCCGGATCGTGCAGGGCGTCAACGACACCCTGGATGCGGTGATCGGCCCGTTGAACGAGGTGAACCGGGTCCTGGCGGCGATGGAGCAGGGGGACCTGACCCAGAACATCACAGCGCAGTACCAGGGCCAGTTGGAGGAGTTGCGGGTCACCGCGAACAACACGATGACGACCTTGGCATCGACGGTGTCGGAGGTCGTGGCGGCCACGGATCAGCTGACGAGCGCCTCCAACCAGATCAGTGGCGCGTCCCAGTCGCTGTCGCAGGCGGCAACGGAACAGGCGGCCAGCGTGGAGGAGACCAGCGCGAGCATCGAGCAGATGGCGAGCAGCATCAGCCAGAACTCGGACAACGCAAAGATCACCAACGGGATCGCGAGCAAGGCCGCAGCGGAGGCCTCCGAGGGCGGCGGCGCGGTCCAGCAGACGGTGGATGCGATGAAGGAGATCGCCTCCAAGATCGCCATCATCGACGACATCGCGTTCCAGACCAACATGCTGGCGTTGAACGCCACGATCGAGGCAGCTCGGGCCGGGGAGCACGGCAAGGGGTTCGCGGTGGTGGCCACGGAGGTCGGCAAGCTCGCCGAACGCTCCCAGGTCGCCGCACAGGAGATCGGGGAACTGGCAGCCGGCAGCGTGAAGACCGCCGAACACGCCGGAATCCTGTTGCAGGAGATCGTGCCCAGCATCGGCAAGACCTCCGACCTGGTGCAGGAGATCGCCGCGGCGTCGGCCGAACAGACCGTGGGCGTGACCCAGGTGAACAGCGCCATGTCGCAGATGAGTCAGATCACTCAGCAGAACGCCTCCTCCAGCGAGCAACTCGCGGCCACCGCCGAAGAGATGATGAGCCAGACCGGCCAACTCCAGCAGCTCATGCGCTTCTTCACGGTGCCCCAGCAAGGACGTCCCGCTGTCGGCTCGCCCTCGACCCCGCCGGCAGTCGCCCCTGCGAAGGTCCCGCAGCCCCGCGTGCGCGAACAGGCACTCGCCATCGATGAAGCCAGGTTCGACCGGTTCTGA
- a CDS encoding chemotaxis protein translates to MVVTVVTALVCLAGGAGLGYLGARRRQATERPARADQEAALGAFLSSLDDFAEQVTPVWSAHLESSRIQMQEAVNELVARFAGIVGLIESVLQSSRLSGGDAHSDVFDTSSRQLGSVIDSLDGALDMKRRTLDELRVLMGLNGEMKAMTADVTRIAGQTHLLALNAAIEAERVGEAGRAFTVVAKEVRQLADLSGATGERIGVKAEEVSAAISGALTMAERSAEQESTLVADANTRVQSVLEDLRQLVDGLRESSSDLGRATENVQQEIAASLVQFQFQDRISQTLEHLRECIDAFPSTLERAHRGEPDQLRPLDAAGLLQQLKDSYTMVEEHHTHSGGTPTVAREAEITFF, encoded by the coding sequence ATGGTCGTGACCGTGGTGACGGCGCTCGTCTGCCTGGCGGGGGGCGCGGGACTCGGATACCTGGGTGCGCGCCGACGTCAGGCGACCGAACGGCCGGCGCGAGCTGACCAGGAGGCTGCACTCGGTGCCTTCCTGTCCAGCCTGGATGACTTCGCCGAGCAGGTCACGCCGGTCTGGTCGGCGCATCTGGAGTCCTCCCGGATCCAGATGCAGGAGGCCGTGAACGAGTTGGTGGCCCGGTTCGCCGGGATCGTCGGCCTCATCGAGAGCGTCCTGCAGTCCTCCCGACTGTCCGGCGGGGACGCCCACAGCGACGTCTTCGACACCAGCAGCCGACAGCTGGGGTCCGTGATCGACAGCCTCGACGGCGCGCTCGACATGAAGCGCCGAACTCTGGACGAACTGCGGGTGCTGATGGGACTCAACGGGGAGATGAAAGCCATGACGGCGGACGTCACCCGCATCGCGGGGCAGACACACCTCCTGGCCCTCAACGCCGCCATCGAGGCCGAACGCGTGGGCGAGGCAGGGCGCGCCTTCACGGTGGTGGCCAAGGAGGTTCGGCAGCTGGCGGACCTCTCGGGGGCCACGGGGGAGCGGATCGGCGTCAAGGCCGAGGAGGTCAGCGCCGCGATATCGGGGGCGTTGACCATGGCCGAGCGCAGCGCCGAGCAGGAGAGCACGCTCGTGGCCGACGCCAACACGCGGGTGCAGTCGGTGCTCGAGGACCTGCGACAGCTGGTCGACGGGCTGCGCGAATCCTCGTCCGACCTCGGCCGGGCGACCGAGAACGTCCAGCAGGAGATCGCCGCCTCGCTGGTGCAGTTCCAGTTCCAGGACCGGATCAGCCAGACGCTGGAGCACCTGCGCGAGTGCATCGACGCCTTCCCGAGCACGTTGGAACGTGCCCATCGAGGCGAACCGGACCAGCTGCGTCCGCTGGATGCTGCCGGTCTGCTCCAGCAGCTCAAGGACAGCTACACCATGGTCGAGGAGCATCACACCCACAGTGGTGGGACGCCGACCGTCGCGCGGGAAGCCGAGATCACGTTCTTCTAG
- a CDS encoding methyltransferase, which yields MLPTRDSAARDLLPAGARLTTDEFARISAFLLDRTGIELRPGKEAMVAGRLERRLRHHGITTYAEYAQLLSSGDPEETRIAVDLLTTNETYFYRESAHFEFLADVLRDRPPQPPVRIWSAASSSGEEACTIALTLAHTLPARNWEIIGTDISSRMVETAQRGLYPIDAAQKIPLDILKRFCLRGRDEYEGYFTIESALRQRIRFLTANLLEPVGHLGAFDVVFLRNVMIYFGLDTKRAVVDRIAGTLRPGGYLIVSHSESLKELGSTLELISPSIYRKAA from the coding sequence ATGCTGCCCACTCGTGACTCGGCAGCTCGTGACCTACTGCCTGCCGGAGCCAGACTGACCACCGACGAGTTCGCGCGGATCTCTGCATTCCTGCTCGATCGGACCGGCATCGAACTGCGTCCGGGCAAGGAAGCAATGGTGGCCGGCCGGCTCGAACGGCGGCTACGCCACCACGGGATCACGACCTATGCGGAGTACGCGCAGTTGCTGAGCTCGGGCGATCCCGAGGAGACCCGCATCGCGGTCGACCTGCTGACCACGAACGAGACGTACTTCTACCGGGAGTCAGCGCACTTCGAGTTCCTGGCCGACGTCCTGCGGGACCGCCCGCCCCAGCCCCCGGTACGGATCTGGAGCGCGGCCAGCTCCAGCGGTGAGGAGGCGTGCACCATTGCGTTGACCCTGGCCCACACCCTGCCCGCGCGGAACTGGGAGATCATCGGGACGGACATCTCCTCGCGGATGGTCGAGACCGCCCAACGCGGGCTCTACCCGATCGACGCCGCACAGAAGATCCCGCTCGACATCCTGAAGCGGTTCTGCCTGCGCGGCCGTGACGAGTACGAGGGCTACTTCACCATCGAATCCGCGCTACGGCAGCGGATCCGGTTCCTGACCGCCAATCTGCTGGAGCCGGTGGGTCACCTCGGCGCCTTCGACGTGGTGTTCCTGCGAAATGTCATGATCTATTTCGGGCTGGACACCAAGCGGGCGGTCGTCGATCGGATCGCGGGCACGCTTCGGCCGGGCGGGTATCTCATCGTGAGCCACTCGGAGTCGTTGAAGGAGCTGGGATCCACTCTCGAGCTGATCTCGCCGTCGATCTATCGGAAGGCGGCGTGA